From Nicotiana tabacum cultivar K326 chromosome 22, ASM71507v2, whole genome shotgun sequence, one genomic window encodes:
- the LOC107778685 gene encoding nuclear matrix constituent protein 1, translating into MSTPPRKIFSGWTLTPRTDPANRAVSKGKDVGFMGSAQKGVFLSQDCDDTMDKQLILEKLSNLENELLDYQYNMGLLLIEKKEWSSKYEEIKQALDKAKEDYRREQNTYSITLSEVEKREENLRNALGVEKQCVLELEKELREMRSEYAETKYTADSKLKEATALATSVEENSLQLELKLRAADAKIAEVNRKSSEVERKLCDIEAQENALRRERSSFNTEREAHESALSKQREELREWERKLKEGEERLADARTLLNQREQRANENDSVLMQKQNDLENESRKIDIANSVLRKKEDDMSSRLTSVAHKEKELEDVKKSLEIKEKELDELQEKLNAKEREEIQKLMDEHRAILQSKEEEFELEMRQRRTSLDEELKSKVIELEKKEAEVNHIEEKLKKREQALEKRNDKMKEKEKDLELKLKALKGREKSLKTDEKELETEKKQIFTEKESLLALKAELENERAELEKQQIKINEDMEQLKVTEDEKMEHARLLSELKQETDNCRLLRETLLKEAEDLKQEKERFEKEWEELDEKRSMIEKELKEVNELKRNFEKLQHTEEERLNKEKLETENYVQRELEALKVAQETFAATMDHERSVLAEKTQSEKMQMLHDFERQKRELESEMLRKQEEMESALHEREKLFEEERQRELSNVNYLREVARKEMEEMKSERVRLEKEKKEISANKMHLEEQQLEMKKDIDVLDGLSRKLKDQRAAFAKERERFIAFVKNLGSCSSCGEGIRLFELSGLQALHDVENFEAPPLRSVAQEYLKDGLQGSPGSANNELSPGVLNSGSTASAGTMSWLRKCTSKLLIFSPGKKIEHPASQGLIGGSSLAEKSVGELPDGLSKNDDQPDLAVSINDTCDDQRHQSDNSIREVEAGHDIREDSQHSDVNAGQRRPVRKGRGKNTKTGSTKAKAASAKAILGKNLKETENTHVNGGLESSININDESQKESSLLGGAPSNTRKRTRTHTSQGTASEFDGNHSDGQSDSVTAGGRRKRRQRAAPSVQVLGERRYNLRRPKSVAAATANGSLPELVSKSQEENWDSNAAPAAPAEVSSGDNGELRNSGAGLPTVADSPLKGAADSADIANELVDDTGLSEEVNGTPEGPSGYSVYDEEHKGEQDEDDDGKNEEDNEGNEEEEVQHPGEVSIGKKIWTFITT; encoded by the exons ATGTCTACTCCGCCGAGAAAGATTTTCTCCGGCTGGACTTTGACACCAAGAACCGATCCGGCAAATAGGGCAGTTTCAAAGGGTAAAGATGTTGGCTTTATGGGTTCTGCACAAAAGGGTGTTTTCTTAAGCCAAGATTGTGATGATACTATGGACAAACAACTGATTCTTGAGAAGCTCTCAAATCTTGAAAATGAG CTCTTGGACTATCAATACAATATGGGCCTTCTCTTGATTGAGAAAAAGGAGTGGTCTTCTAAGTATGAAGAAATTAAGCAAGCCTTAGATAAAGCAAAGGAGGATTATAGAAGAGAACAAAACACTTACTCAATTACTCTATCTGAAGTGGAGAAACGGGAGGAGAATTTGAGGAATGCATTGGGTGTTGAGAAGCAATGTGTGCTTGAG CTAGAGAAGGAATTGCGTGAGATGCGATCGGAGTATGCAGAGACTAAATATACAGCTGATTCAAAATTAAAAGAGGCAACTGCATTGGCTACTAGTGTTGAAGAGAATTCACTACAACTAGAATTGAAATTGCGTGCAGCTGATGCCAAGATCGCTGAGGTGAACAGAAAAAGTTCAGAAGTTGAGAGAAAACTATGTGATATTGAGGCTCAAGAAAATGCACTTAGAAGAGAACGGTCCTCTTTCAATACCGA GCGTGAAGCTCATGAGAGTGCTCTATCTAAACAAAGAGAAGAGTTGCGAGAATGGGAAAGAAAACTAAAGGAAGGAGAGGAGAGGCTGGCTGATGCTCGAACATTGCTAAACCAAAGAGAGCAACGAGCAAATGAGAATGATAGCGTTTTGATGCAGAAGCAGAATGACCTTGAAAATGAGTCGAGGAAAATTGACATAGCTAACTCAGTTTTGAGGAAGAAAGAAGATGATATGAGCAGCCGACTAACTAGCGTTGCTCATAAGGAGAAG GAACTTGAGGATGTGAAAAAGAGCCTGGAGataaaagagaaagaattagATGAACTACAGGAAAAGCTAAATGCAAAAGAGAGA GAGGAGATACAAAAGTTAATGGATGAACACCGAGCTATCCTGCAATCAAAAGAAGAGGAGTTTGAATTGGAAATGAGGCAGAGGCGGACATCACTAGATGAGGAACTGAAAAGCAAGGTGATTGAACTGGAGAAGAAGGAAGCTGAAGTTAATCACATTGAAGAGAAACTCAAAAAACGAGAACAGGCACTTGAAAAGAGAAATGacaaaatgaaagagaaggaGAAGGATCTTGAATTGAAGCTGAAAGCATTGAAGGGAAGAGAGAAGTCTCTGAAAACTGATGAGAAAGAATTGGAAACTGAAAAGAAGCAGATATTTACTGAAAAGGAGAGTTTACTGGCTTTAAAGGCTGAGCTTGAGAATGAAAGAGCTGAACTTGAAAAACAACAGATCAAGATCAATGAGGACATGGAACAGCTTAAAGTAACAGAAGATGAGAAAATGGAACATGCTCGCCTTCTTTCAGAACTGAAGCAGGAGACAGACAATTGTAGACTTTTACGAGAAACTCTTCTGAAGGAAGCTGAGGATTTAAAGCAGGAAAAAGAGAGATTTGAGAAAGAATGGGAAGAGCTGGATGAGAAAAGATCTATGATCGAGAAGGAGTTGAAGGAAGTTAATGAATTGAAAAGGAATTTTGAAAAACTGCAGCACACTGAGGAGGAAAGGTTGAACAAGGAGAAGCTGGAAACAGAAAATTATGTTCAGAGAGAGTTGGAAGCCCTTAAAGTGGCACAAGAGACATTTGCGGCAACTATGGATCATGAGAGGTCAGTATTAGCTGAGAAAACTCAAAGTGAGAAAATGCAAATGCTTCATGATTTTGAAAGACAAAAACGAGAACTTGAGAGTGAAATGCTGCGGAAGCAGGAGGAAATGGAGTCCGCGCTGCATGAGCGGGAGAAACTCTTTGAGGAAGAGAGGCAGAGGGAACTCAGCAATGTTAACTATTTAAGGGAAGTTGCCCGTAAGGAAATGGAAGAGATGAAGTCAGAAAGAGTTCggctggaaaaagaaaaaaaggaaatttcTGCAAACAAGATGCATCTCGAAGAACAACAGTTAGAGATGAAAAAAGATATCGATGTGCTCGATGGTTTAAGCAGGAAGTTGAAGGATCAAAGGGCAGCTTTTGCAAAGGAAAGAGAGAGGTTCATTGCTTTTGTCAAAAATCTGGGGAGTTGCAGCTCATGTGGAGAGGGAATTCGGCTATTTGAGCTTTCTGGCCTTCAAGCTCTACATGATGTGGAGAATTTCGAGGCCCCTCCCTTGCGAAGTGTGGCACAGGAATATCTAAAGGATGGTCTCCAGGGCTCACCTGGAAGTGCTAACAACGAGTTGTCCCCTGGTGTTCTTAATTCAGGATCTACTGCTTCTGCTGGAACCATGTCCTGGCTTCGAAAATGTACATCAAAGCTTCTCATATTCTCACCAGGTAAGAAGATTGAGCATCCTGCATCTCAAGGTCTCATTGGTGGATCTTCTCTGGCAGAGAAATCGGTTGGTGAATTACCTGATGGACTATCGAAAAACGATGATCAACCAGATCTGGCTGTTTCCATCAATGACACGTGTGATGACCAGAGACATCAAAGTGATAACAGCATTAGAGAGGTGGAAGCTGGCCATGATATTCGCGAAGACTCTCAGCATTCCGACGTGAATGCTGGCCAGCGCAGACCTGTCAGGAAAGGGCGTGGTAAAAATACTAAGACAGGTTCAACAAAGGCAAAAGCTGCAAGTGCAAAAGCAATCCTTGGAAAAAATCTTAAGGAGACTGAGAATACGCACGTGAATGGAGGTTTGGAGAGCTCAATTAATATAAATGACGAGAGCCAGAAAGAATCTAGTCTTTTGGGTGGAGCGCCAAGTAACACCAGAAAGCGTACTCGCACCCATACATCACAGGGAACGGCAAGTGAATTTGATGGAAATCATAGTGATGGACAGTCAGATAGTGTGACGGCTGGCGGTCGGAGGAAGAGGAGACAAAGGGCTGCCCCGTCTGTGCAGGTTCTTGGTGAAAGAAGATATAATCTCCGCCGTCCCAAAAG TGTGGCTGCAGCTACGGCTAATGGATCTTTGCCAGAGCTGGTCTCAAAATCTCAGGAAGAAAATTGGGATTCCAATGCTGCGCCAGCAGCTCCTGCAGAGGTCAGCAGTGGAGATAATGGAGAACTCAGAAACTCGGGTGCGGGTCTTCCCACTGTAGCCGATAGCCCT TTGAAGGGTGCAGCAGACAGTGCTGATATAGCTAACGAATTGGTAGATGATACGGGATTGAGTGAAGAAGTGAATGGAACACCAGAAGGGCCGTCAGGTTACAGTGTATACGATGAGGAACACAAAGGTGAACAGGATGAGGATGATGATGGTAAGAACGAAGAAGATAACGAGGGCAACGAGGAGGAAGAGGTTCAACATCCCGGTGAAGTCTCTATAGGGAAGAAGATTTGGACTTTCATCACCACATAG